In one window of Desulforhabdus amnigena DNA:
- a CDS encoding ATP-dependent DNA helicase → MQRYFGPQGLLAQKVKSFDFRASQLEMAQGVFECLGSEVPLLVEAGTGTGKTWAYLIPAILSGKKVVVSTGTKTLQDQILDHDIPFLKRLLSPNLHAVCLKGRRNYLCRRRFRDFSYQPTLWSKEEARLFKRFQNWAVRTQSGDRAEIDWLPDSFQTWNEVSSGSEDCLGQQCEDYSRCFITRLRLEASRAHLLVVNHHLFFADLALRGKGPGEVLPDYDAVIFDEAHQLEDTIGLYFGLQFSNLKINDLVHGLLKETRKDVKKIEKFQEMNRIVQQLDILGRLLYQHLSPSPGAQGRFLLDLQTVGKSFVSTCRELLHALEQLNALLTPAGESPDSLEPFFKRTHEMALEVRGILEQSDPSLVYWYELTPKAVFIYGTPIDVASVFRERLLSRKSSVVLTSATLSIAGSFDFIKNSLGMPPETRELLLPSPFAYEKQAILYIPSLFPAPYEPGFCADLAEEALKILTKTEGRALFLFTSYRNMRETYQFLKGRLPYPLLVQGQKPKRILLAEFKEKIHSILFATSSFWQGIDVPGEALSCLLIDKLPFEVPDDPLIAARMEHLSSMGKSSFFHYQVPRAVIQLKQGVGRLIRSSCDRGIIAIFDVRLLTKNYGRIFIKSLPPCKLVHSLEEIDRSFLISKGVSEDSVCGGNKDISEPSVC, encoded by the coding sequence ATGCAGCGCTACTTCGGCCCTCAGGGGCTTTTGGCTCAAAAAGTAAAATCTTTCGATTTTCGTGCCTCCCAACTGGAGATGGCCCAGGGGGTTTTTGAATGTCTCGGCAGCGAAGTGCCTCTGCTGGTGGAAGCGGGGACAGGGACGGGGAAAACCTGGGCCTATCTCATTCCCGCCATTTTGAGTGGAAAAAAGGTGGTCGTTTCCACAGGCACTAAAACACTCCAGGACCAGATCCTCGACCACGATATCCCTTTCCTCAAGAGATTGCTCTCTCCAAATCTTCATGCGGTGTGTCTCAAGGGGCGCAGAAACTATCTTTGCCGCCGTCGCTTCAGGGACTTTTCCTACCAACCCACTTTGTGGAGCAAGGAAGAAGCCAGGCTCTTCAAACGGTTTCAAAACTGGGCCGTGAGGACTCAGAGCGGGGACCGGGCGGAGATAGACTGGCTTCCCGATTCTTTTCAGACCTGGAATGAAGTGAGTTCCGGAAGTGAGGATTGTCTGGGGCAGCAATGCGAGGATTATTCCCGCTGTTTTATCACGCGCCTGCGCCTGGAAGCCTCAAGGGCTCATCTGCTGGTGGTCAACCATCATCTCTTTTTTGCGGACCTGGCATTGCGCGGAAAGGGACCGGGCGAAGTCCTTCCCGATTATGATGCCGTGATCTTTGATGAAGCCCATCAGCTGGAAGATACCATCGGTCTTTATTTCGGCCTTCAATTCAGCAATCTGAAGATCAACGATCTGGTCCACGGCCTGCTGAAAGAGACAAGGAAGGATGTCAAAAAGATTGAAAAGTTCCAGGAAATGAATCGGATCGTCCAGCAACTGGATATCCTCGGCCGCCTTCTCTATCAGCATCTTTCTCCTTCTCCCGGAGCTCAGGGGCGTTTCCTCCTGGATCTCCAGACTGTGGGCAAAAGCTTCGTCTCCACCTGCCGGGAACTCCTGCATGCACTGGAACAGTTGAACGCCTTGCTGACGCCGGCCGGAGAAAGTCCCGATAGCCTGGAACCCTTTTTCAAGAGAACTCATGAAATGGCGCTGGAGGTTCGGGGAATCCTGGAGCAGAGTGATCCCTCGCTGGTTTACTGGTATGAACTGACGCCCAAGGCGGTTTTCATCTACGGAACCCCTATCGATGTGGCTTCGGTCTTTCGGGAACGACTCCTTTCCCGCAAGTCTTCCGTGGTGTTGACTTCCGCCACCCTTTCCATCGCGGGTTCTTTCGATTTCATCAAAAACTCTCTTGGAATGCCCCCGGAAACGCGAGAACTCCTTCTGCCCTCCCCTTTTGCTTATGAAAAACAGGCGATCCTTTATATTCCTTCCCTCTTCCCCGCTCCCTACGAACCGGGATTTTGCGCAGATCTTGCCGAAGAAGCTCTGAAAATTCTCACCAAGACAGAGGGCAGAGCACTTTTCCTCTTTACCAGCTATCGCAATATGAGGGAAACCTACCAGTTTTTGAAGGGTCGCCTTCCCTATCCTCTCTTGGTACAGGGCCAGAAGCCCAAAAGAATCCTGCTGGCTGAATTCAAGGAAAAGATCCATTCCATTCTTTTCGCCACCAGTTCCTTCTGGCAGGGAATCGATGTTCCGGGCGAAGCTTTGAGCTGCCTGCTCATTGACAAACTTCCCTTCGAAGTGCCCGATGATCCCCTCATCGCCGCTCGCATGGAACACCTTTCCAGCATGGGAAAGAGTTCGTTCTTCCACTATCAGGTCCCCAGGGCCGTCATCCAGTTGAAGCAGGGCGTGGGGCGCCTGATCCGTTCTTCCTGCGACCGGGGTATCATTGC